A segment of the Nostoc sp. TCL26-01 genome:
ATTTTTGAGCTATTCCCGCCAGTAGCCTCACGCTGTCAGTTATCCGTAACTCATAAATAATCTGACACAACAACAACGATTATTTATGAGTTATGTTTATTAGCATTATTAGCAGCGATCGCCATTGTTGATTTGCTCAGGAATAGTATGGGCTTTCTCTGCAATACTAATAGTATTAGTAAATTAGTTTAATATTAAGCCTGAAAGAGTGAAAACAGACAGCCTCTTCTATCGCCTATTTCAAGAATTCCCCAGCATTTTCTTTGAGCTAATTGGCAACCCTCCGGAAATAGCCAACATCTATCAATTTGCTTCCGTAGAAATTAAACAAACAGCTTTGAGAATTGACGGCGTATTTCTCCCCACCCAAGACGAAAAAAGCCCGATTTATTTCGTAGAAGTGCAATTTCAATCAGATGTAGACATTTACTTACGCCTAGTTTCCGAAATTTATTTATACTTACGCCAAAACAAACGCCCAAATCCTTGGCGAGGAGTAGTGATTTATCCGAGCCGAGATATAGATACAGCAGAGAAAGAAAATTTTTTAGAATTCTTCCAGAGTCAACGTATCAAAATAATTTACCTAGATGAACTAGGGTCTATTACATCACTACCCATCGGCATAGCTACGATAAAATTAGTCATAGAAGCGGAAGATACAGCCGTTAGCACCGCCAGGGAACTAATCAACCGCACCCAGCAAGCAGAAAATTTGCAACTACCACAACAACAATTACTAGAATTAATAGAGACAATCTTAGTTTATAAATTTCCCCAAATGAGCCGTCAGGAGATAGAAGCGATGTTTGGATTAAGTGAGTTGAAGCAAACACGGGTTTATCAAGAAGCCAGAGAAGAAGGCAAACTAGAAGGTAAACTCGAAGGCAAACTCGAAGGTGAACTAGAAGGTAAACAAAAAGCCAAGTTAGAAGCTATACCTAAACTGTTAGGACTGGGTTTAACTGTGGAACAGATAGCACAAGCTTTAGACTTAGATGTTGCACAAGTCCAACAAGTCGCACAGTAAACACCTCTAAATCAATAGCTCAAGGTATCAGCAACCAAAGGCCTGTTCCTTAGTTGCGACTCTTATAAACTCAGCAAAATCTGTGCTGAAAAGAATTATATTTGAGACATTGTGCTAATATTTGGCGATGCTTGCCGCATTCCATTTATTTAAGAATTGTACCCTAGAAACTATGCACTCTATGGTTTAACTTATGTCCTCCCCTGTTCTGCAAAAACCTACGACTTCTGAGACTGCCTACATCATTCTGTACAATGTCAGTTGGGAACAGTTAGAACAGCTTGATATCGCCCTGGCAGGGACAAGCGCACGACTAACTTATTTAGATGGTATTCTCGAAATTATGTCCCCACTTTCTGACGACCACGAAGATAATAAAAAAACTCTGGCGATGTTGCTGGAAGTTTATATGCGGATGAAGAATATCCGGTTTTATGGGCGGGGAAGTGCAACCATAGGTAACAAGGGAGACAAAACGCGATGCGAACCCGATGAGTCTTATAACTTAGGAACAAAAAAAACTATTCCTGATTTAATTTTGGAAATAACTGTCACGAGTGGTGGAATTAATAAGTTAGAAATTTATCAGCGTTTGCGAGTTCCTGAAGTTTGGTTTTGGGAAGATGGTTTATTATCAGTTTATTGTTGGGAAAGTGACAATTATAGAAAAGTTAATCAAAGTAATTTATTGCCAGACTTGAATTTAGATTTATTAGCAAAATATGCGCTCATATCTGACCAATATGATGCCGTGACTGAGTATAGTCAGATAATAAATAAAAGTGATGTACTGAAGAACCTAGATTTAGACTTTGATAAACCAGCGTTGACGATACATGACAACAGCTACAACCCACCAGAACAAGACGGTGACAAGTGCAAATAGTAATGAACCGTTGAAAGTTCCAGCCCAAGAGACAAAGAGATTTTGATATAGCCAATTGTAAGTACTAGGCGCATTTTCGTCAGTGCCGATTTTAGTTTTCACTAAGATTTTGATTAGTAATACTGATGGGACAAAAATAGCGATCGCATTTAGTCCCATAATTTCCCAAGGCTGACTCCAGCGTCGAATTAACCTCACTTCAATCAGTTCGTAACAAGCTGCTAGCAACAGCAAAGCCCAACCACTCGTAAAAATTACATAGGAACTTGTCCACAGTTTCTTATTAATCGGGAAAACCCAACCCCAAGCCCAACCGACTATTACGCAACCAATGCCAAATAATGCTAAACCGATACTCGTACGTGTTTGTACTGGTTGTTTGCGTATCCAATCGCCAGTAAAATAACCAGCCAAAACACTAGCGATCGCCCCAATTGTGCTAAAAAGTCCTTCTGGATCTCCCAAATTTTTGAACCCATCACCCGCATACAGATGAGCTTTAGGTATAATCAAGCGGTCAACATAAGCCCCAAAGTTACCTTCTCTAGTCAACACCCCAGCCCCATATTCTGGAACCGGAACATACATCATGGCTAGCCAATAACCAATAAGTAATACGCCTGCTAATATCCATTGTCCCTTCCGTGGAAGCTTGAGGACGGCTAAAGATGCAAATAGATAAGTCAGACTTATGCGTTGCAATACCCCCATGATGCGAAGATTATTTATATCAAAAGTCCACACACCTTTATTCCAAAAACCATTCAGCAACAAACCCAATACAAACAAAATTGCTGCCCGCCGACATATTCGCCAGTAGACAGAAGCGGAAGGCTGATTGTCTTGAGTGTACTTGGATAGAGAAAAAGTCATTGCTACACCAACAATGAACAAAAAGAAGGGAAATACTAAGTCAGTTGGTGTGCAACCATGCCAATCAGCATGGGCTAATGATGGATACACATCATCGGCAACTCCCGCCATATTAACGAGAATCATCCCAGCAATGGTAATACCGCGAAATACATCAAGTGAGGTTAGGCGCATGGACAGTAATTTTGTACTTGATGAGTATCTAAACTACCTCGACTCGTGCAGGGAATTAATTAAGTTTTACAAATTAAAGTTGCTACGTGTGGTATCGAGTCAAAAATGTAGCATTTTAACATATATGTATTATGTAAAAGATAGAATATAATTATAAGGTATATATATTTAGAGTACATTTTATGGTAAAAAATCTCAGAGAAACGAACTTTGGTAATTTTGATTAAAGTCAAATTTGCAAAATATTTCTATGGTATTTTTAAAGGGTAAAAAAACTGCGGGAATATCAAATTCCTTACTAACCAATGATGTAGATATTAGTAATATTGATTTTTCGTCCTCAAATTTTTCGAGGCTGAAAAGTATCATTGCTTTTTTCTCATACTTAAATATGAATGGAGAAATTAGTGATGAAGCATTTACGTCTTTAGTCCGCTATGCTTGTTCTATTTTTGTAGAAAATGAGATAGAATCAAGAGTAAATTTCACTTTTGAGAAAAAAATTATTAGTTTATTTCAAACTAAGCTTTATGCTGCAATAAATCAATATATTGCATCAAAATAAAGTTCAATTTTAAAATTTGCTGACTCATCAGTATTTACAGTCTAAGAATTATATGACCAATCAGGAAAATGAGTCTAACAAAGAAACAGGTGAAGAAAAAAATAGTCAAGATAATGAAAGTGGATATATAGATAAAATACCCGAAGAATTAAATAACCTACCACCAGAAGTCAAAAGTGAGATACGAGCATTTTTATCTATGGGACGCTTTTCAGCATCTTCAAGCTCACCAATTTTAGATAAAATTAATCAGCAGCACATAACAAAAATTCTGGAAAGCGTCGAAAAGGATAGTGAAAGAGCATTTCTCGATGCAAGAGAAACGAGGAAGTACAATCTCATTGCAATTTGTATTTTTGTAGCTGTTTTTGTATTTCTAACTGTTTATCTAGTTAATAAAGATATAGCTGTTTATCAAGATATTCTCAAAATACTTATCATATTTGGTGGTGGCTTTGGTAGTGGTTTGGGTTTCAAGATATATCTAGATAGGAAAAATAAATAACTTAATTTTTTGTTATTTATTGTAATATTTTTGTTAAATTAAGAAACGTCAATTAAAAAACCAAATTTTAAATTTTATAACTCTGCTATGGCAATTAAAGTTGGAGACACTGCCCCCGATTTTACTCTACCTGCTCAAAATGGCTCATCTGTCAGCCTGAGTGAGTTACGCGGCAAAAAAGCCGTGGTACTGTACTTTTATCCCAAAGATGATACACCAGGATGTACAGCAGAGTCTTGTGCTTTCCGTGATCAATATGAGGTTTTTCAAAATGCTGGTGCTGAGGTTATCGGTGTCAGTGGTGACAGTAGCGAATCTCATCAGCGATTTGCAGCTAAATACAATTTACCTTTTACTCTCTTGAGTGATAAAGGCGACCAAGTACGCAAACTATACGGTGCAACAGCAGCTTTTGGTTTGTTTCCCGGCCGCGTTACTTATGTTATTGATCAACAAGGGATTGTCCAGTATGTCTTTGATTCAATGTTTAATTTCCAGGGACACGTTGAAGAAGCACTAAAAACCTTGCAACAATTAGCGGCTAAGTAGGTATTGGGGATTGGGTATTGGGGATTGGGTCAATGTCTACCATTTCATCCTCAATCCCTGATCCCTAATCCCCAGTCTCTTTACCTATGAGACTTTTCCGGCATCACAACATTATGGGCTGTTTTGCCGTTTTTACCATTGGTGTGTCCGTTATTGTTCCGGGGTTGAATGACACCGTAACCGCCGTGGTTGCGTTCGTAGATAACGTTTATTTCGCCTGTTTCAGCATTGCGGAACATATAAAAATCATGTCCCACTAGTTGCAGCTGCTCTAAAGCTTCTGTTAACGTCATGGGTGGCATGGAAAAATATTTGGTGCGGACGACTTCTTCCGGTAATTCGGGAGTGCGATCGCCGATTAAATCTGCAACTACTGGTGCTGGTACAATGGTTTCGCTAACTGGTTGAGTTTTCTTATCTTGTCGTCTCTCTTTGTATTTACGCAGTTGTCGGGAAATTTTATCTGCTACTAAGTCAATACTTGCATATAAGTTTTCGCTGCTTTCCTCGGCACGAATCACGCTACCGTTTGCATAGATGGTAACTTCCGCCGCTTGTTTAGGATTAATGCGAGGATTGCGGGCTACGCTTAAATGCACATCCACTTCATTTGTGATGTTCTGAAAGTGGTTAACTGCTTTTTCAATTTTTTGATGCACATATTCTCTAATCGCATCGGTAATTTCAATATTTTTCCCGTGGATGACAAGCTTCATGTGTAAACTCTCCCGCGCAATAGCACAATATTTTGATGTGATTTTGTTTTGAGATGAAAAGAGATTGCGGTAAGTTATATTTATTGCACCAACGCAACTTGTGAACGGTTGTTAATTTACTGTTAGCCTATTTTATCTAATCTAGTTGGCATCTATGGTTATGCCTCTGGTGAGATTTTGCTTTGTTTTTCTACTTCTGATTGCTTGCTAGACAATGAGATAGTTACTCAAGTTTCTCAACTAAGGTGATCTAAGGGATAACTGTTTTGACTTTCTTCTTCAATACAAACTTTACATAACTATATAGTAGTCACTGCTGGTTTGTTAAGGAAGGTTTACTGCTGATTGTCAGAGTAAACAAGTCTTGAAGATGCAAACTATTTATTAGATTCATCAGCCAGTGCAGTCGTTCCCTGTGTCTTGGCGTGATGCTTATTGTAGAGAATTCCTCCCAACACCTGATGTGGTTCTATATTCAAACTAGCACTTTGTATTTCTTATGGCTGATTCCCTTGACGTTCCTTTAAAATCCTTTGCATAGCTTGACAATTTTTGACGCAAAAGTCGGCAGTTGCAATATATTTAGTGGTTAACCCAGTTGATTTTTGGCATGATCCATAGTAATAAACCATACTTAAAGCGTTGTTTTTTATATCACAAAGGATTGATGCCCTATCTAGAGGCGCACACATGGCAGCGATCGCTCTTGCATGAGCGCATCAATAACCCTAATCTAGATGATGTGCTAATCTTGCTCGAACATCCGCCAGTTTATACTTTAGGACAAGGTAGCAGTCCAGACTTTCTCAAATTTGACCCTAATCATAGCCAGTTCGAGGTACATAGAACCGAACGTGGCGGTGAAGTTACATACCATTGTCCTGGTCAATTAGTCGGATATCCGATTTTGAATTTGCAGCGCCACCAGCAAGACTTACACTGGTATTTACGACAATTAGAGGAAGTATTAATTCGTGTATTAGCAGTTTACGGTTTAGAAGGCTCGCGCATTCCCTCTTTCACCGGAGTTTGGTTAGAAGGACGAAAAGTTGCCGCAATTGGCATTAAAGTTAGTCGCTGGATTACTATGCACGGTTTTGCCTTAAATGTCTGTCCTGACATGACAGGCTTTGAGCGCATTGTCCCCTGCGGCATTATTGATAAGCCTGTAGGTAGTTTAGCTCAATGGATACCAGGAATTACCTGTGATGAAGTGCGAATTCAGATTAGCCAGTCTTTTGCAGAAGTATTCGGTGTGGAATTAGTCGAGTCAGTCGGAGGATAATTGTGCTGATGTGGGTAAATTTAACTGTAATTATGTAATAGGTGCGCTCTATTCTAGGCTGAAAATATCAGAAAATTGGCAGAAAACATTTGCATATTTGTGATTTCACTTATGCAAGTTAAAATATGAGTGTTTACCAGCCGCAAAACTAGTTTTTTGGCATTCATCAACTCAAATTATGCCTGTGAATTATCCAATCAATCCACAGATATACGCCCCAGCGTTTACGTCTTTGAAAGAACGTGATAGGAAAGCTTTAATAGAACTGTTTGACAGAGGTGACATTGATGATATTGAAGCGGACGTAAACAGCAATTTATTATTGATGATACCTGAGCCGTGTTGGGAAGACGACCCCTTTGATTTCTTGCGCGAATATCTCTAACTAAGTAGTAGTCATTAGTTATTGGTCATTAGTTATTAGTTATTGGTTCACAATTTGCCAAATCATTACTTTTGACTGTGCCGATTTACTGATTAACAACCTTCTCAATAATTATTGATGATTACTGGGGGATTAAATCGCGTTGGTGGCTGTACTGGATAACCTTGAGGATAAATAGGTGCAGGACAACCAGGATTTACCGGCACATAACCTGGAACGTATCCTGGATACATTTGTGGATAATTAGGCGCATAGTTTGGAACAGGATAACCAGGATTTACTGGAGGCGGTGCTGGGATATAACCTGGATAACTTTGTTGATAAGGTGGAGAATAACCGGGATTTACTGGGGCGTAACCTGGAGTAGTTTGTGCATCAGTTGATACACCGCTTGATGGGGGATAGTTAGGAGTTGTGGAAGGAGAATTAGTTGTATTGTTTTGCGTATTCATGAACGATGAATTAACTGTTGGTGCTGCTTGATTACCAAAATTAATTCCCAATAACTCTTTGATCGCTTGACTAGCCTTTTGATCCAAAATTGGTATGAGGGGTATGGCTAAAGTCTCTTGAGCATTCACAGTAACTATAGCCATAGTTGATATGGCTAAGACAACTACTTTGTTAAGTTTATTCAGTAAAATTGGGAACATACTGAATTCTGACTCCTGACTCCTGAATTCTATTTAATAACTAATTATGAGAACGGATATTCAATACCAATTATTCCAAAACTGATCAAATTTTTGGACTTTAAACATAGGAAAAGTTGATTTTAGTCTTGTTCCAGATTTAATGCCTCATTTAAAACTCTATTGGTAAGTTTTATGCTATCTAAGTAGGTATAATAGGCTGCTACTGGCAATGTCAACACCTCACTCCAAGTTTCTTCTTGTTGATGAAAATTTTGACTTGTTGAGTCTTTTGCCGCATCTATATTGCCACTGATTAATCCTAAACTTTGGGTTTTTAAGATGGCAGGTAGTTCATCAACCAACCTGTAATAATAATCGCCTATTGTCAGAAGATGATCATAAATTTCTCTAGACAGTCTTTTGCCATGAGATTGTAATAAGTTACAAGTTAATGCAGGTATAATATGCCAAGTTTCCGCGAGTAAGTCTTGACTTAATCCAGAGATTTCCGCAGGAATTAATAAATCCACATTACTGAGAAATTCTGTTTCAACAGACAACAACATGACATCAACAACCAACCAATGCTCCTCTACTTCTATATTTGGTTCTTTGACAATCATTACATAGCGTGGCTGAGAGTTACCTGCAAGAAAATTTTGTACAGCATCAGAAAACAAAGTTTGTCGTTCTTGACTTGAGAATTCTAGAGGACTTTCCAGTGAACGTCTCACTTCCCAGATTTCACCGGGCTGTGGAATTGGCATATTGTACTCTTGTCTATTACTCAAGTTAATCAGCATAAATCGTTAATCCCTGTTAGGGAAAATTACTTAACTAATATTTTAAATATTTTAGGATTCAATATATTAGTTAACGAGTGATTATGCCAAAATATAACGACCTATTTAAATCTTTACGAATTTGACTAATAGTAAATTAATTATTACTAAATTTACCATTGCTGTGTTGTGCGATCGCGTGTTACTTTCCGCTTGCTAATTGCTTGCTGTTTGCGCTTAATATGAGCAAATTCGCGTAACCCTAAAAACTCAGCAATCAGTTCTACAAGTTCTTGCCAGCGTTTAGAGACTTCACTCTGACTAACACCTAATTGGGCAGCAATTTGAGTTTGAGTTTTCCCCTCTATCTTTTCTTGCCAAAGTTGGAGGTATTTTTGCTGGGGATATTTTTGATCGATGTGATTAATTGCTTCTATTGCTTTCATGATTAAATCTGCTCGTTCCACTACATCCAAAACATTATATTCATCAGGAATTGTATCTATCAGAGGTATATCTGTCTCAGGTAGGTTGCAGTTTAGACTTTGATAGCTTCTCAATCTTTCTTTTCGCACAAAATCAATAATCTCACATTTAGCTACTGTAGTTGCCCAATGATTAAACTGTTGTATCGCTCCTTGCTGAAACTTACCAAATTGCACAGCTTGAAAAATTTTTAAATGGGCAGCCTGAACAGCATCTTCCCAAGATAAACTCGTACCTCTTGTATATTTACGAGCAATTTTTTCTAGTTTCTGACAATAGTTCCAATCATGCAAAAGTTCTTGATAATAGCACTCTGATTGCTGTTTTGATATCATTTGCCACATCCCTCTTGTTGAGACACTATGGGTCTTGATTTAGTGTTTGTGCTTCAACCACTGTGGAGTCGAACCCAGTTGTCTACAAATCACGGCATATCTGAATAGGACTTACGTAAAAAGTCCTGTCAACCATTACTTATGTTTAGCTCATTTTAACTTTTTGATAACAAGAAAATTAATTAAAATTAGTATTTTCTTGTTTTTTAATAATGAATTTGATAATAATAAAATATAAATCATTTGCTTATTTATAGTAAATATGAATCCAGCAAATTTGCAGATTTTGACTAGAAGATAGATAGTTTTTTAAAAAAATCCCTGGACATAATTCGATAAGGTTCTAATATCTTGGCTATGAGTATAGTTTTCTTTAGTGAGATGAAGTTAATTTCGACTAACCTCATCCTTGTGTAGTAATTTAAAACATAGTTTGAGAAAATTCCATCACAATCAACAATTAAAGATGATGTTCAAGTCAAAAATGAAGCGATCGCTTTTCCTGAAGCAATTCTTAGGAGGGTTGAGCGTAGTACTATTATTATCAGCTTGTACTAGTTCCAGTAATAATAGCGCCACGAATAAAACCCTGAAAGTGGCTACTGAACCAGCATTCCCGCCTTTTGAGTCTAAAGGTAGTGGCGGTGAGTTAGTCGGTTTTGATATTGATTTGATGCAAGCAGTCGCAAAAGCAGCTGGATTTAGCATTGAGTTTCAGAGTTTACCTTTCGATGGGATTATTCCCGCGCTGCAAGCTAATACTATCGATGCTGCCATTAGCTCTATCACCATTACACCAGAACGCGCGCAAACAGTATCCTTCTCTCGACCTTACTTTCAAGCTGGATTAGCGATCGCTATTCGTCAAGATAATACAACTATTACTAACCTAGATAGTCTCAAAAACAAAAAAATCGCTGTGCAAATTGGCACAACCGGCGCAAAAACAGCTAAAAGCGTCGCCAATGCTCAAGTACGAGAATTCGACTCCGCACCTCTAGCTCTACAAGAACTGGCAAATGGTAACGTTGATGCGGTGATTAACGATGCTCCCGTTACCTTGGATGCCATCAATAGTGGTAAGCTCAAGGGCTTAAAGATCATTAATCAACTCGTCACTGAAGAATTCTATGGCATTGCTCTACCCAAGAATTCTCCTCATCTGGATGCTGTCAATAATGCACTCACAAAAATCATTACCGATGGTACTTACACGCAAATTTATCGGAAGTGGTTTAAAGCCGAGCCTCCACAATTGCCGAAGTGAAGAGGGGAATAAGGCTAAAGGTAGCCTTGTCAAAAATTTTAACTTCCAATCACAAATTCCTCTGTGCCTTTGTGTCTCTGTGGTAGAAAATCATTGATTTAACCACAAAGGCACAAAGAAAAACGCTAAAAATTAGGATGTTCGTTTAACTAATAATATTTCATGGCTTTAAACATAATTCTCAATGCCTTACCTAACTTACTGCTTGGTGCTGTGGTAACGTTGCAAATCACTGCATTTTCAGCTTGTTTGGGGATGGTTGCTGGTTCATTAATGGGAATTGCACGTCTCTCACCCATAGCACCTCTGCGGTGGCTAACTCGCGCTTATGTAGATTTTTTTCGCGGTACACCTTTACTAGTGCAGATTTTTATGATTTACTTTGGCTTACCTGCATTAGCTCAAAATTTTGGTGTGACGCTGCGGTTTGACCGTTTTTTAGCGGCTATACTGGCCCTGAGTCTTAATTCTGCGGCTTACATTAGCGAAATCGTCCGCGCAGGGATTCAATCTATCGAACGGGGACAAACAGAGGCGGCTAAATCATTGGGGATGAATAATGTACAGACGATGCGCCACATTATTTTTCCTCAAGCTTTACGGCGGATGATTCCACCATTGGGCAACGAATTTATTACCCTATTAAAAGATACTAGTTTAGTAGCAGTGATTGGTTTTGAAGAACTATTTCGCCGTGGTCAATTAATTGTGGCTGATACTTATCGTGCTTTCGAGATTTATACAGCAGTTGCTTTAGTATATCTAGTTTTAACTCTGCTCTCATCACAGTTTTTCTCTTTTTTGGAAGTTTGGATGAACCCAATGATGCGTCAGAGCAAACATCACAAAATTTAATGATCCCTGTACCTTCACACCCCAGCTAAACTGATGGCGATCGCTTAACTTGAATGTCGAGTAAAATTATTTAATAATAAAATAGACATCTCTGGCAGGCACGCTTATGACCGAGCTTTACGGAGGAACTGACCCTAGAGAGATTCCTGCATACTCCATTAGCGATGCTGCTCGTTATTTACGCATTCCCGCAGTTTTATTTTCTCTTATTAAAACTACGATACTCCCAAGGATTAGTAAACTCAGCATCTCCCCAAATACCTAGTTTTTGCTGTTGCGCTTTGGCTTCGGCTTGCTGGACTAAATCTTTACTCGGACACTTGTTTAAATAGGGACGATAAACTTTAGCTAAACCTTCTTGTAACAAAACCTGTTGTACAAAAGTGCCATCTTTTAACCGCACCTCGGCAACTTTACGTCCATAACGATCGCTATCTGTAATATTCAAGGTAACACGATCGCCTCCCTGTTTTACCAGTTGTTCTAACCGTTCCTGCGCCTTCACACCCCAGCTAAACTGATGGCGATCGCTTACACTTTTACTAGCTTTTTCTTTATTAGTATGGGCAATTTCTGGTGCATCCATACAAGCAAACCGCACTGTAAATTTATTCCCTTTACCATCTTTTACCACCAGAGTATCACCATCACTCACACGCTCAACGGC
Coding sequences within it:
- a CDS encoding Rpn family recombination-promoting nuclease/putative transposase → MKTDSLFYRLFQEFPSIFFELIGNPPEIANIYQFASVEIKQTALRIDGVFLPTQDEKSPIYFVEVQFQSDVDIYLRLVSEIYLYLRQNKRPNPWRGVVIYPSRDIDTAEKENFLEFFQSQRIKIIYLDELGSITSLPIGIATIKLVIEAEDTAVSTARELINRTQQAENLQLPQQQLLELIETILVYKFPQMSRQEIEAMFGLSELKQTRVYQEAREEGKLEGKLEGKLEGELEGKQKAKLEAIPKLLGLGLTVEQIAQALDLDVAQVQQVAQ
- a CDS encoding Uma2 family endonuclease, whose translation is MSSPVLQKPTTSETAYIILYNVSWEQLEQLDIALAGTSARLTYLDGILEIMSPLSDDHEDNKKTLAMLLEVYMRMKNIRFYGRGSATIGNKGDKTRCEPDESYNLGTKKTIPDLILEITVTSGGINKLEIYQRLRVPEVWFWEDGLLSVYCWESDNYRKVNQSNLLPDLNLDLLAKYALISDQYDAVTEYSQIINKSDVLKNLDLDFDKPALTIHDNSYNPPEQDGDKCK
- a CDS encoding acyltransferase family protein, with amino-acid sequence MRLTSLDVFRGITIAGMILVNMAGVADDVYPSLAHADWHGCTPTDLVFPFFLFIVGVAMTFSLSKYTQDNQPSASVYWRICRRAAILFVLGLLLNGFWNKGVWTFDINNLRIMGVLQRISLTYLFASLAVLKLPRKGQWILAGVLLIGYWLAMMYVPVPEYGAGVLTREGNFGAYVDRLIIPKAHLYAGDGFKNLGDPEGLFSTIGAIASVLAGYFTGDWIRKQPVQTRTSIGLALFGIGCVIVGWAWGWVFPINKKLWTSSYVIFTSGWALLLLAACYELIEVRLIRRWSQPWEIMGLNAIAIFVPSVLLIKILVKTKIGTDENAPSTYNWLYQNLFVSWAGTFNGSLLFALVTVLFWWVVAVVMYRQRWFIKV
- a CDS encoding peroxiredoxin; this encodes MAIKVGDTAPDFTLPAQNGSSVSLSELRGKKAVVLYFYPKDDTPGCTAESCAFRDQYEVFQNAGAEVIGVSGDSSESHQRFAAKYNLPFTLLSDKGDQVRKLYGATAAFGLFPGRVTYVIDQQGIVQYVFDSMFNFQGHVEEALKTLQQLAAK
- the hpf gene encoding ribosome hibernation-promoting factor, HPF/YfiA family, producing the protein MKLVIHGKNIEITDAIREYVHQKIEKAVNHFQNITNEVDVHLSVARNPRINPKQAAEVTIYANGSVIRAEESSENLYASIDLVADKISRQLRKYKERRQDKKTQPVSETIVPAPVVADLIGDRTPELPEEVVRTKYFSMPPMTLTEALEQLQLVGHDFYMFRNAETGEINVIYERNHGGYGVIQPRNNNGHTNGKNGKTAHNVVMPEKSHR
- the lipB gene encoding lipoyl(octanoyl) transferase LipB; translation: MIHSNKPYLKRCFLYHKGLMPYLEAHTWQRSLLHERINNPNLDDVLILLEHPPVYTLGQGSSPDFLKFDPNHSQFEVHRTERGGEVTYHCPGQLVGYPILNLQRHQQDLHWYLRQLEEVLIRVLAVYGLEGSRIPSFTGVWLEGRKVAAIGIKVSRWITMHGFALNVCPDMTGFERIVPCGIIDKPVGSLAQWIPGITCDEVRIQISQSFAEVFGVELVESVGG
- a CDS encoding sigma-70 family RNA polymerase sigma factor, whose product is MISKQQSECYYQELLHDWNYCQKLEKIARKYTRGTSLSWEDAVQAAHLKIFQAVQFGKFQQGAIQQFNHWATTVAKCEIIDFVRKERLRSYQSLNCNLPETDIPLIDTIPDEYNVLDVVERADLIMKAIEAINHIDQKYPQQKYLQLWQEKIEGKTQTQIAAQLGVSQSEVSKRWQELVELIAEFLGLREFAHIKRKQQAISKRKVTRDRTTQQW
- a CDS encoding thermonuclease family protein; protein product: MNKLVKQALLLLGAGIILLCLMGCERFFGASGDAVERVSDGDTLVVKDGKGNKFTVRFACMDAPEIAHTNKEKASKSVSDRHQFSWGVKAQERLEQLVKQGGDRVTLNITDSDRYGRKVAEVRLKDGTFVQQVLLQEGLAKVYRPYLNKCPSKDLVQQAEAKAQQQKLGIWGDAEFTNPWEYRSFNKRK